The DNA sequence tcactgcacttgaacaagttgtgaaaatagttctgcgttttcctcgagtgcccggttggattttttatcaaatttgaacatccctcttgctgcccaaaaagttccaaggctctacatggacgggaactattttttataagtgttttaaaagtgacaggtatgtgtttttttgttaaaagttgagatatctttaaataaatttttttggagtttcttagttaaatttctgacctaaatttggtttatttaagtgtagtagaatgttttaaatggaattaaattattctcttaactgtaaataattttatatttcagttttttggtgattggtgttctgcgagggtcccaaaagtttcactgcacttctacagcttgtgaaaatagttctgcgttctcctcgagtgccccgatggattttttatcaaatttgaacctctctttgctgcccaaaaattccaaggctctacatggacgggaactattttttataagtgttttaatagtgacaggtatgtgttttatgttaaaagttgagatatctttaaataaatttttttggagtttcttagttaaatttctgacctaaatttggtttatttaagtgtagtagaatgttttaaatggaattaaattattctcttaactgtaaataattttatatttcagttttttggtgattggtgttctgcgagggtcacagatgtttcactgcacttctacagcttgtgaaaatagttctgcgtattcctcgagtgccccgttggattttttatcaaatttgaacctttcttttgctgcccaaaaagttttaaaactCTACATgaacgggaactattttttataagtgttttaaaagtgacaggtacgtGTTAAAGGTTAAAAGAAGTGttactcttaaaaaaattattttcaggcattcaagttcaatttctatttttatttcttttttatttaatgtagtagagtgttgtaattacaatttaatatttgttttaactgtgaatgaatttatatttcagtttgctGGTGACTGGAGAGTTGCGAGGGTCAGAAAAGTTTTCCTGTGCTTCTACACATTGTCAAGAAAGTTCTGCTGATTTCTCGGCCatcctgttggattttttattaattttgaagttttcttttgctgcccaaaaagtgcCAAGCCTGTGCAACGAcgagaactatttttattaagagtttgaaaagtgacaggttCGTGTTATAGGTTAGAAGTAGAGTAacttttgaataaattattttcaggcattcaagttcaatttctaactttaattctgttttatttaatgtagtagagtgttgtaattacaatttaatatttcttttaactgtgaatgaatttatatttcagtttgctGGTGACTGGAGAGTTGCGAGGGTCAGAAAAGTTTTCCTGTGCTTCTACACATTGTCAAGaaagttctgctgcttcctcggccatcctgttggattttttattaattttgaagtttccttttgctgcccaaaaagttgcaaagctctacatggacgggaactattttttataagtgttttaaaagtgacaggtatgtgttttaggttaaaagttgagatatctttaaataaatttttttggagcctcttagttaaatttctgacctaaatttggtttatttaagtgtagtagaatgttctaaatacaattgaattattctgttaactgtaaataattttttatttcagattcttggtgattggtgttTTGCGAGGGTCGCAGAAATTTCACTGtgcttctacagcttgtgaaaatagttctgcgtattcctcgagtgccccgttggattttttatcaaatttgaacctccttcttgatgcccaaaaagttccaaggctctacatgaacgggaactattttttataagtgatttaaaagtgacaggtatgtgttttaggttaatagaaatgttacattaaaaaaaattttttcaggcttctaagttaaatttcaaactaaaattcggtttatttaagtgtattaaagtgttctaaatacaattaaaatattctgttaactgtaaataattttttatttcagattcttggtgattggtgttctgcgagggtcgcAGAAGTTTCACTGTGCTTCTACAGCTTGGCAAAATAGTTCTGCTCATTTCTGGActgtcccgttggattttttatcaaatttgaaccttcctgttgctgcccaaaaagttccaaagctctacatggacgggaactattttttataagtgtcttaaaagtgacaggtatgtgttttatgttaaaagttgagatatctttaaataaatttttttggagcttcttagttaaatttgtgacttaaattcggtttatttaagtgtactagaatgttttaaatacaattaaattattctcttaactgtaaataattttatttttcagatttttagtgattggtgttctgcgagggtcacaaaagtttcactgcactttTACAGCTTGTGAAATTAGTTCTGCGTTTttctcgagtgccccgttggattttttatcaaatttgaacctcccttttgctgcccaaaaagttccaaggctctacatggacgggaactattttttataagttttttaaaagtgacaggtatgtgttttaggttaaaagttgagttattcataaataaatttttttggagcctcttagttaaatttctgacctaaatttggtttatttaagtgtagtagaatgttttaaatgtcgCGCATTATACGTTTACATACGTGACTTTTGCCGTATGCATGCCAATTAATAGGTACtaattatgaaagaaaaaaaaaaaatgctaatgAGACTTATCGACTATACACGAGTGCACAATATCGCTGGTCAAGATTTATTGATTAGCACTTTTCAAGGGTGTTACATTTGAAGTCGGAAAAATAACAGCTATTCGTGAATGTCCCTGTGATTGATATTCTGAACTAATTATTCCTATGTGTAAatatcagttaattaaatgtataactaattttatttcatcgagTGTAAAAGCTCCTTTATTTTTGCACAACACAAACtgttgatataattaaatactatataaaaatcgatattagaaaaatatttggtaataggaatttacttatttatgtTTAAAGGAAGTAacattataagaaaatatatatatatatatatatatatatatatatatatatatttaatatatatatatatatatatatatatatatatatatatatatatatatatatatttatatatatatatatatatatatatatatatatatatatatatatatatatatatatatatattaaataaaggaTTTATCTATGCACGAACGAATAAATtcggaatatatattttaacatagaaaatttagcaaaagaCACACGCAGATGTATCGTAGTTTCAGTTGCTTACTCGTAATTACTTAAAATGGAATATTAAATGGATAATATGGGCTGGCACTCgcactaaaaattaaaaaaagaatcattAATACATCACAATTTGATACAATTATTGTAAGAATTATATGCTGTACtctttaattgatataaaagaTTGTCGTtctaaatattgtaaaaaaattcttacttTTGAAGAGCACAAACTCTCTCATTGCGATCAAATGTGTCGATGTATGCGATGTCTTCAggtttcaatttaaaatcaaatacATCTATGTTTTGAGCGATTCGTGATTTAGTAACTGATTTGGGAATCACTATATGCCCACGTTCCACCTGTAAATAATGATTAAGTTTATCTTAATGTATTAGCAATACATCGAACTAACAGTAAATGTTAAAAACcgttttttctaaaaataaaaagttatgtCTCACGgcgaaatgtttaaaatagcCACATTAACATACTTGATAACGAATAACTACTTGTGCAGGtgtcttattatatttttttgcaagctcaattaatttcttgtctTCCAACAACGTTGGATCATCCGGTTTAGCCCACGGTCTGTCTGGTGATCCAAGTGGACTATATGCTGTAATAAGGATGTCCTTCTTCTTGCAAAAGTCTGATAACTCTTTCTGATTTAGATATGGATGACATTCAAcctaaaaatagataaatgttaataaagattttatttgcagCTTACTTTGGAAATTTTTATGTGTAATTCTTGCacgttttattctttttttacttaccTGATTTGTAACAGGTTTAACTGTTGCATTTTCGAGTATTCTAGTAATCTGCTCAGAATTAAAGTTGCTGACTCCGATATTTTTCGTGAAACCCTTGGACAGTACACTTTCCATTGCCTTCCAAGTATCGAGGTAATCCACGTCGCTTAAAGCGACACTGCCGTCAGGATTTGTAGGAAAAAGTTCCCCGTCTTCTTTGTATCCAAACGGCCAGTGAATTAAATACAGATCCAAATAATCGAGTCCAAGATTAGCCAAGGTTTTTTTAACGGCTGGCTCAACCAAGTGGGGACTATGGAAAGTATTCCACAACTTGCTGGTGATGAACAGATCTTCTCTCTTAACGacacctttttttatttttgcatcgaTAGCGGCACCAACTTCCTTCTCATTACCATAGATATGAGCGCAATCGATATGTCTGTAGCCAATGTCAATAGCATCTTTTACGGCTTGCGTAACTTCTCCTGGCTtagactaaaataaaaataagataaattaaatctctgaGATTTATAACGTTTCGAATAACGTGTGCAACGATGACTCTTCAATGttacaatcatttattgcataattattgatttttactTTAACTGATAATATGTAACAGAGATGCTGATATGAAATGACGTAAGAATTATTACATAGCAGTTACaacacttttttttgttaaaaaaataactttgaaagaaaaatgttaatttattaagacaaaattatagagataaaaaattaaaagttgacAAAAacagtattttctttttttttatatttataatatgacCAGCGATATATGTTAAATAAggtatatgtaatataatccGTAGAAGAtcgaaatacaatttatagCATTGCCTGAATAAGATTACACATCTGTTATCTCCGCTGTTCGTGACTTTCATATAGTCAACAGTGCTGGAAGATTCCAGACGTTGCGaatataattagaatataTTATCGGTAATAAGATTGAGACACAATTActctaataattatattttaagaataaacACTCAATTTTCATTCtataaattctataaatattttaatattttaattctataaatcAGTTAAGTTGTAAgtgtacaaaaattaatgattttacagtaattttaatttttcctttgcacagaagttttaacaaatttataatcatATATAGTTCAATAagatcaaatatattatatttggcGTTATCTTGTTGAATTCAAGGataattagataataaattgGGCCAATATAAGAGTCAGATAAGAAACGTACCGTTCCAGTCTActgacaaaattataaaataatatacacacatttgcaattttcataaaatattcaatgacaaaactatatattattaagaCGTCTAAATCGGGAGGAAACTTACCTTCCACGTGCCCAAACCGAAGATCGGCACTTCGTAGCCGTTGTAGAACTTCACTTTCGGTACGTTCAagaccattttttttttttcgtgttgTTAGCGTaatgacagaaaaaaatataaactcgGGATTCAACCGCACGGGAAGGCTGCACCGTAGAAACCAGCTGGCTCGCCTATCGATACCGTTCCGCTTATACCGACGAACTTGCTGCGACCAGTTCCTTTTATAAACCTCCCCACCTAAATATACCGGACTCCTCAACGGCAAGATTGATTTTGTTTCGACAAACCGAAAGATATCTGTGTTAGTGTGCCGGTATTAGGGTTTTGATGTAACTCGTACCACTCAAAAATTTCCCTTTACAATTTGTTATAACAACATTCgctaattacaatattatttcctaaaacaattaattttgctgtTAGCAGCTATCTTTATCTTCTGAAACAGCTATTAACTTTAACATTGCtcgtatttcatttttttttttttaacactttgtTGCTACattcgcaatttgtcttttcgcttatttaacaaaaaacatatttttaaaaaccacaaacttcttaaaaattttgatttgtgGATTATATGTCTCGTGTTTTCAGCATGAcgataatattacaaacaaGAGACTCATACATCGATAGCAGACAATACTGACTTGAATGACCGGCTTGGTGGTGGCTGAATACGCCTATTCGGCAATCCGGCACTATGGAAAGTTACAGCGACCGTTTAGGATATTTGAACCAATGAATTGAGCCCTTGACGGCTCCTTTCGGGAGAACTATGTTTCATTCACGATAGTATAACGTTTAATAAAGCAGCCGCACAAAGTTGATCACTCAGTGGTTATCCGGCAAAATAACTGAGATGGAAATCCTCCtttctgataataaaatatttattgcttcTAGCACATCATAgtatctacaaaaaaaaataaaatattttagttaaaaaataataaaaaagattaattaaaatgtaatacaaaaattaatacctaTAAAACAGAATAATAACATTCTTTGGTTTAATTTTCTGAAAGCTTgcataaaatttcttaaaactcaACTACTACAGATTTTtctaatgtataattaatataagctGAGTTGTGTTATTCAATACTGTAGAGAATTTACATATAGCACACATAATACGAAGTATAATATGAATGATATTCCACGCGAACAATAGTTATTTGATAAACGTGACGACCGGTCTAAGTGACACAAAAAGGTTTCAAAACGTTGGAATTTTCCGTCAGCATTTCCGAAACTTCTATCTCGATTTATACTAAACATTGCGTGAGATTCTTTAAGTACGAATTTAAACGtgctttataatattttggaTATTGTACTACGTGTCATACGGAGCAAacgaaaaaattgtttgtgATCTTGGCCTTTGGGGCCAAGGTCCTGGACCTTAAAATTTTTCGCAGCGCCCAATAACTGTAATTGATTAGAACAAGGGTCGGACGAGCTGCAAACACCGTCGTGGGAACATGCATTGAAGATATTAATACGATTATCTACGATAttacacaatttattttctgctGTTCTAGATTTAACGATGTTACCTGATCgtaaatttcgaaaaatgtcaccctgattttatttaaaacggaATGTTGAATGGGTAGTGTTTGAAATTCTTCGCACTGCAACGTagaaacaaacaaacaaacaaacaaataaatattaaaaaacatgaacaatttaattattaaaaatttagtacgcaccatttaaataataaatatattatttcttaaatttatttttaaccttTGATTATACATAATCGAAAATTATACAGATACTTACTAAGGAAAAGATGCTACCCTTTCTCCAGTGCCGAGTTTACGAATAGCGTTCGTCTCGTCGGATGTTAACGAGAAATCAAAAATTTCCATATTTTCCTTTATTCGACTTGCAGTAACAGACTTCGGTATCGGTGCAGTTCCTTCTTGATACTgagaaattaaacaatgattatacatatatctcttttaattctataattaaaaaatcggaTCTGCGAGCTCTTCATTACGTACGACATATCGAAGTGCTATTTGTGCCGGagttttgttgtatttttttgcaaGTAGCATGATTACAGAACTGTCTAATTTGTTGTCAATGCCCGATGATCCTCCAGGTTGTCCCAAGGGAGAATAAGCAGTTACCGTGATATTATGCTTCTTGCAAAAATCTATTAACTTTTCCTGGTTCACGTTTATATTAACTTCAATCTGTAATAACACTtgttgatattaatttttaaaacatacaaaagaaacagaaaatttattcattaaaataatataaattaattattccctcttaaaaaaaagaagaaaaaaacatggaaaacataaaataaaataaaataatgatattactTGATTATTAACTGGTGCAATTTTAGCAGATTTAAGTAAGCGGGTAATTTGTTCCGAATTAAAGTTACTGATCCCGATGCTGCGAGCTAAACCTTGCCGGACACATTCCTCCATTCCTCTCCACGTCTCCAAATAATCAACATCCGATTCAGCAAGACTAATATCTTTGGGTCTTAAATCTTCTTCTTCCTAAAAGACATCGatataatgaattaaaaaactaagcattttttcttaataatttctctaacaaatctttatttttatcaataaaaaatgctatgtaattatatgtatttcataattaaactTGGCATACAATTGTTCTAATTGCTTGTAGACAAGAAATTTATCTTATGGCAATATATTAGTGATTACCTTATAAGCCATCGGCCAATGAATTAAATAGAGATCTACATAATCCAAACCGAGATTAGCCAACGACTGTTTGCACGTCGGAACAACACGTTCTTCTCTATGAAAATTATTCCACAGCTACAAAGaaacgaataataatattattaagataaaataaaattaataaacctagtttttatttatattaaattatttataagaaaaaaatttatttgggCATTTTTGTGGAcgaataaaacgttaaaagttttacatctatatttatatgtaactACTTATGAATCTTGCCTTTGTGGTAATAAATAGGTCCTCTCTAGTCACGGTACCATCTTCAATTTTTTCACGGACTGCTTCtcctatttctctttcgttgcCGTAGTAGAAAGCTGTATCGATATGACGATATCCAAGATTTATTGCCTCTTTAATAGCTTTTTTCACACTTTCTTCCTCGGACtaattttgtgttttttttgtaatttttttttttaatatataaaaataaaacttattttaataaacataatttgataaacaaaaattaagtttCTAGTGAgaatatcgaataaaaattgccatattatataattaatagaattaaaagtaCGTTGCTGCAGATGTAATACCATCGGGTTCTTTTATCAGACGCGAATATGCAACGGTATGTATGAGTTTGAGATAAGTCGCGCAAATAGCATTTAGCACATTCGCGATGATAATTGTGATATGCAACTCATATTGTACGTGCGTCGCTATTACACGTTATGAAACGCGTGTACCTTGTAAGTTCCGAGGCCTAACGCTGGCATTTTGTGCCCATTTGAGAATGTAATAACTGGAATATTAGTCATTGTTGAAGCAGGTGAATAAGTACGAACAGCTAGAAGTATGCGTGCAAGGTCGTCAGAGAAAGTAGCCTACTCCCTgcaataaaacatattattgaGAGCAACGCAACCCCGGTTGATATAGGTTATATAATATGCAATGCACGATATCGATAAACACGCTTTACATACATACGTATCTGCGTATTGCATCGGaggatttttttatcgtagaAATTATCGAGCGAAAGGGCTCGCGCTTCTTATTTTGAAATGCTGATCACTGGTAGGATCGTCAAGTTGAATAAATCCCAGCTGGAAGTAGACTGTACATTGTAGAAATATCGACCATAGTAACGTCTCGGGTatcaagtatatatatatatatatatatatatatatatagcacTAGCTCCGTGGGTATGTAAAGGATAGAATgggatagaaaagaaaaaaagagcacgaTTATTTGGCGATAAAATCGATATgcgaaaatgcaaatatatccATGTGCTTTTAGCTAGTATTGTCTTCAACTATCGATTAAAATTCAAAGTATTAAGTTAACATATCATGCCATTTCTTAAATCAATACAATTCAGTtgcaggatttttttttaactggaaatattgcgaaaatatatatatatatgccgAGCTGCTTACAAATCAAAAAACTTGTCGCACGCACCTATGACACAATATCACAAATTTCATTGACGCGATACTAACGTTCACTTGTTCGACTGTACGAATATTGCATGCACGTATGTTTTTGCGATGGTTGCGATACTGTTTCTGCAACTAGAATGCTATTTTCGACGAAttctatttttacttttatctatttcttgtgcttttaattcattataatTGAAAACGGAAAGTCATGATTGCCAATACGATGACATGactactttctttaataatgTGATAAGACTTGCAATGTTTGAGTTTAGATAAAGTCGGATAATGATACAAGTATGCGACATCGGAAAAATTTTACCATAACGCGATCTAGCAATAGAATATACGAGATAAAGCAGTTTATCTACTTTACATACTTGTAAGATAATGagaaattacaatatattatgaaatatgtattaaatgatGTGTGGTATTacttacaaataaaatttatgtaaatttgaaaaattgaacTAAAAATATACCGATAAAATAGCAAACAGAACGTATACGTTTTTGgaatctatattttttacatgttCTTGCTATTAAGATTTTGATACAACATATGTAAAGTAAgagtaaagtaataaaatttgttaaattaataatcaaataatggtgcacaacttttaattatactgACTTTATTTAAAACGGAATGTTGAAAGGATAGTATTTGAAATTCTTCGCACTGGAACACAGGAACGaaacaattgtaatttataatatatctgCAATTTATAACTTGCTATAATTTAACTCTTTAATACTGTTATCATAAGTCGCCTGTGGCTCATCATCCACATTAAAAAGTtatcgaatataattaattgtgttaGATAATCTAAATATATGTGCGTATTTTTATCTACATATTATGTACaatgtacataaaatttttttcaaatttatataaatatgcgtattacatataaaatattttagaaattttagtACTTACTTTTCAATATCTGTTACTCTTTCTCCAGTTCCGAGATCACGAATAGAATCTATCTCGTCAGATGTTAACGAGAAATCAAAAATTTCCATGTTTTCCTTTATTCGACTTGTAGTTACGGACTTAGGTATCAACGCAATTCTATGTTGGCActggtaaaataaaataaattatcatatacagctttcttaattttattggtGTTTTTGAACTGATTGTTACAAATCAAAAAATTAGGGTATATAAAAGAGTAAGTCGAAAACgtaatgtaacatttttttttttttttt is a window from the Cardiocondyla obscurior isolate alpha-2009 linkage group LG01, Cobs3.1, whole genome shotgun sequence genome containing:
- the LOC139106666 gene encoding aldo-keto reductase 1B-like; its protein translation is MVLNVPKVKFYNGYEVPIFGLGTWKSKPGEVTQAVKDAIDIGYRHIDCAHIYGNEKEVGAAIDAKIKKGVVKREDLFITSKLWNTFHSPHLVEPAVKKTLANLGLDYLDLYLIHWPFGYKEDGELFPTNPDGSVALSDVDYLDTWKAMESVLSKGFTKNIGVSNFNSEQITRILENATVKPVTNQVECHPYLNQKELSDFCKKKDILITAYSPLGSPDRPWAKPDDPTLLEDKKLIELAKKYNKTPAQVVIRYQVERGHIVIPKSVTKSRIAQNIDVFDFKLKPEDIAYIDTFDRNERVCALQNASASPYYPFNIPF
- the LOC139108288 gene encoding uncharacterized protein encodes the protein MANIPTIIFSNGHKMPMLGFGTFQVMRFVEDNDSDIGDIKEAVKEAINLGYRHIDTAFFYGNENEIGEAIREKIEDETVTREELFITTKLWNTFHKEELVLPACKQSLDNLGLDYVDLYLMHWPFAFKEGDDLMPQDESGNLIESDVDYLETWKEMEKCVNEGLTRSIGVSNFNSEQITRLLESAEIVPVNNQVEVNINLNQKDLIDFCIQHGIAVTAYSPLGQPGGPSGVDNKLEDPLILELAEKYQKTPAQIALRYVCQHRIALIPKSVTTSRIKENMEIFDFSLTSDEIDSIRDLGTGERVTDIEKYIINYNCFVPVFQCEEFQILSFQHSVLNKVSIIKSCAPLATFSDDLARILLAVRTYSPASTMTNIPVITFSNGHKMPALGLGTYKSEEESVKKAIKEAINLGYRHIDTAFYYGNEREIGEAVREKIEDGTVTREDLFITTKLWNNFHREERVVPTCKQSLANLGLDYVDLYLIHWPMAYKEEEDLRPKDISLAESDVDYLETWRGMEECVRQGLARSIGISNFNSEQITRLLKSAKIAPVNNQIEVNINVNQEKLIDFCKKHNITVTAYSPLGQPGGSSGIDNKLDSSVIMLLAKKYNKTPAQIALRYVYQEGTAPIPKSVTASRIKENMEIFDFSLTSDETNAIRKLGTGERVASFPYAKNFKHYPFNIPF